The following is a genomic window from Tetrapisispora phaffii CBS 4417 chromosome 12, complete genome.
taactGTCCCAGAAAGAAAGAATGATGCTCACCTACTAGAAAAGGATAAAAACAGAATGGAAAATGATCCAAACTATAAAAATCCTAATGCAGAATTTGTTATCTCTCAAACCTTACCAGCGGCTGCATCTGCCCTAGGGTTATATTCTGAAGATGGTACACTGGAAAGAACAGGTGAAGcttatttaaagaaaaaatatagtGTTGCAAGTTATCCATTGAATGACTTAAAAGAGTATCTTCCGGGCACGTTACCTGACATGGATTTTTCATGCCCAAAACCAACTAACCAGATTCAATTCAGTACTTTTTTGTCGTCTGTGGATAATTACTTCAGAGATTTTACAGATGATGACATTAAGTTTTTGAAAACCGAATATATCTTACCTGCAAATCTATCGATGGATAAGTCTTATGAACCACAGAGCACACCTTACATTATTCCGAAGCTCGGTCCTCTATACTCGACTATATGGCTAAAAGAAGACAACAATCAAAACATTGGGAATATATCTCCACCGATCATCGCAACTCCAGATACAATTTTACCTAAATTAGGACCAGATGATATTAATGACTCAGCTTTAGACTCGGAAAATGTATCCTGTGGCCCTTTATTGTCTAGATTGCTATCATCGATTTTGAGAACTGAAGTTGAAAATGACGAcgatgaagataataatgtgagaaaagaaaatgagACTAATGCTCCTTCATCTCAACAAAACTCAGCAACAAACACCGATGGTAACATATCTGTTAAGATAGAAAACGATGCCACAAATGAAGAAGGTATCAATAATGTTCACGTCGAATCCAAGAGTGAAGAGGTCGAACCACCAAATGAAGAACTATTAGAGTTGACACGCAATCTCACAGCCGTGAAAGAGGGTATAATCCCGCAGCAGCCATCTTTGAACATTGACAATGTCAACATTGACTACCCAACATTTGAAGAGCGATTAAAGAGAGAATTGAAGTACGTTGGTATATACATGAATCTCCCTAAAGATGAAAACAACCCAACTGGGGAAGATCCAGATTGGCTAACAGGCAgagaagatgatgaagttAGTGCAGAATTGAGAACATTGCAACATTCTTTGAAATCAGTCACGGTGAAAAATGCCAGGCGGAAAACACAACTTCTTCCAAGATTGGAGAGGTACCTTGCATGGCAAGAATACTTATCGATCTTGGACGATCTTGACAAGCAAATTGATCATGCATACATCAAAAGAATAAGAGCACccaagaagaaaaagaagcaTCACCATGCAGCCAACCCGGTGCAATCTGCATCGCAGATTGCACAACAAAAGGCTGCCAACTCGAGTCTGAGGGCCTTATTGGACAGGAGAAAGCGTTGGATCACAAAGATTGGTCCTCTATTTGACTCACCTGagataatgaaaagaaTCCCTAAAGAAAACATCTTCAAAGACATTAATCAAGAGGATGAAGACGAAGATGCCGATGTGTTTGGTCAGAGCACTGGCAACAAAGAAGACGAACTGCCAGAGCAATAAGACCATCACACGCAAAAACAGACACACATTCAGaaacatacatatatatagatgCCTGCAATCTCGAATATATACTCCACATAACCATTCCTTATATAGAAAACTCTTGATTTCCATTAATTCATTGACTGCTTTGAGCATTTGTCCTTACGTACGAGCCTTTGACGAACAACTTTTATTGTGAATGATTTTGGGAACCCTTCATATTTAAAAGGAACACTGATCATTATGAACAAGTAAGTTTAAGATGAACAGAGTTGTTGTTAGATTAGATTCTATTATTGAATGACATAGTAGATCAGATATATTGTCGCTGTTCTAGTGGTACAACTCAAGTTTTAATTAGTTGAGGTAAGTGTTATATAAGCAGAAAACAATAACTGGAAGATaactaatatatttgtgataaagaaattatgTCTAGAGCTAAGAGAATTATGAAGGAGATGGAGGCCGTTAGGGACGATCCTGAGGCCAATATCGATTTAGAATTTGTCAGTGAAGCTGATattcatcatttgaaaGGTTCTTTCTTAGGTCCACCAGAAACCCCATATGAAGGTGGGAAATTCATTGTTGATATCGAGGTACCGATGGAGTACCCTTTCAAACCACCGAAGATGAAGTTTGATACTAAAGTTTATCATCCTAACATTTCTTCTGTCACTGGTGCGATTTGTTTggatattttgaagaatgCTTGGTCTCCTGTAATTACATTGAAATCTGCATTAATCTCTTTACAGGCTTTATTACAATCCCCAGAACCGAATGATCCACAAGATGCAGAGGTGGCTCAACATTATCTGCGAGACAGAGAGTCCTTCAACAAGACTGCTGCTTTGTGGACTAAATTATACGCTAATGGAGGCGATGCTAATAGCTCTAAAGGTAATGTCGATCAAGCTGATTTATACGGTATAGATCAAAGTCTAGTAACAGAATTTGAGAATCAAGGATTCGAGAAGGACAAGATTATCGAAGTCTTAAGAAGATTAGGTTTGAAATCGTTGGATCCAAACGATAATGAAACTGCCAACAAAATCTTggaagaattattaaaataaggcaaatgaatatatacttttacTTCGTACTTATATTGATGGTGTAGTTAAAagtaatttataaataaataaattgaataaaagaatatgcttctatttatatatcttcttttaTGTTACTCAAACTTTTGAGGTGAAGTGGTGTTTCTCCATTTAACATTTGGTTGTCATAAAATAAACTTTTGTAATTAATACTTTTGCATGTATAAATGTAAAACACTGAATAGTAATCCTATTATTCAGTCGATTAAATATAGATTCGGAAAAGGGGAAATTGAAGAACCCTCTACTTGGTCACACATGAGGAAACGATGTCAGATATACGTTACAATGCTAACTCAACGATAGTTCAACGATATCAACGatttaatacaaataaaatgaaactGCGAAAGGCACAACGCATATCGAATCCAACCTCAGATGGACAATGGAATAATGCTAATAATATATCCATTGGTGATGCTCATTCAAACACTGAACTAATCGATACTTCAAATAATCTCAATGCTATTAACAGATTTTCAATTACAGACTGTATACACACAGATTTCGAGCAAGGAATTAAAATAACTGCAGATGAGAACAAACATAATTGTACAGTTTCACATTTTAACAAGGTTACTGAACAGAATAGACACTATGATATCTTAGATGAACCTTTCCAATGTAAATATCCTAAGGATTCTACAGAATACATCCGAGAGTTATGTCTGTCTCTCTATCCATCTGAGGTAAAATACAGTATCCTCAAGATAAACCCAGGACCACAACTTCACATGCATGCAATATTTGCtttattctttaataattatgTCCAATCTTGGTATGGAACAAAAATTGCAGTCtcaaatgatgaattcATGATCAAATTGtttgaaatatcaaataaaacaatcaCTTACGTTACCAATGGAATGGCAAAGACAAATATCC
Proteins encoded in this region:
- the NGG1 gene encoding histone acetyltransferase NGG1 (similar to Saccharomyces cerevisiae NGG1 (YDR176W); ancestral locus Anc_8.374), with protein sequence MARVARRGKGSMDPDDEQKDSVGSLLETPSQLLSNVLKTLEFTFEKDIGMLNGPHVKSVPDFRTLSDLKNQLDKLNTVIDDISNNDKELIEKLREIRENKLKDKDTKGPGVMKDTDVDMDKSKDTDVGQDVEIDDSESVEANRKDNDEIEPAEDTAIQQTDTPSEKSEVQAEHGVKRPFTEEEEGEAKEEEQQEETNDKKRHQQESVAQNPTDEIPFPEENLTVPERKNDAHLLEKDKNRMENDPNYKNPNAEFVISQTLPAAASALGLYSEDGTLERTGEAYLKKKYSVASYPLNDLKEYLPGTLPDMDFSCPKPTNQIQFSTFLSSVDNYFRDFTDDDIKFLKTEYILPANLSMDKSYEPQSTPYIIPKLGPLYSTIWLKEDNNQNIGNISPPIIATPDTILPKLGPDDINDSALDSENVSCGPLLSRLLSSILRTEVENDDDEDNNVRKENETNAPSSQQNSATNTDGNISVKIENDATNEEGINNVHVESKSEEVEPPNEELLELTRNLTAVKEGIIPQQPSLNIDNVNIDYPTFEERLKRELKYVGIYMNLPKDENNPTGEDPDWLTGREDDEVSAELRTLQHSLKSVTVKNARRKTQLLPRLERYLAWQEYLSILDDLDKQIDHAYIKRIRAPKKKKKHHHAANPVQSASQIAQQKAANSSLRALLDRRKRWITKIGPLFDSPEIMKRIPKENIFKDINQEDEDEDADVFGQSTGNKEDELPEQ
- the UBC1 gene encoding E2 ubiquitin-conjugating protein UBC1 (similar to Saccharomyces cerevisiae UBC1 (YDR177W); ancestral locus Anc_8.375) gives rise to the protein MSRAKRIMKEMEAVRDDPEANIDLEFVSEADIHHLKGSFLGPPETPYEGGKFIVDIEVPMEYPFKPPKMKFDTKVYHPNISSVTGAICLDILKNAWSPVITLKSALISLQALLQSPEPNDPQDAEVAQHYLRDRESFNKTAALWTKLYANGGDANSSKGNVDQADLYGIDQSLVTEFENQGFEKDKIIEVLRRLGLKSLDPNDNETANKILEELLK